The Primulina tabacum isolate GXHZ01 chromosome 1, ASM2559414v2, whole genome shotgun sequence genome contains the following window.
actgttgtctttgtgCGTTTTTTCATATCATTgacaatgatttttaaaaaaatcattgaaAATCATTGTCTTTTTAAATAATCCGAATGAACACACAAAcaagcttatatatatatatatatattagacaAAGAGTGTAAACTGTAATTGATTACTATAGAggtggttttttttttcaacgTGTTTATGAACTCATATTTTTTTCTATCGAGAAATTTTTATGTCGTTACACCACTAGCGATgacatgtgtgtgtgtatgtatatatgtatgctTCTTTGGATAAAAACAACTTCACCTTCATGAAAATGGCATCGCCTTTGGGAACACTAACAAACATGTCTCCACCCAAGTGCTCTACGCCTGAATACAAAAAGGCCGGCCAACTCAAATTTCACATAAACCATTAGCTAATTGATATAAGTACAAAAAAGTAGTCTCCAAATACAAATAATTCAATGgaatcatatttaattttaaaaaatgctCAATTTCATGTACCTTCGTAAGATGGCGCGTCTCGAATAACATGAGGCAAATCAAAATTAATGCCTTTTATAGTTGGATGCTTGGATAGGATCATGTGTAGTGAAACACCGAGTCCACCTCCAACATCGACCAAAGTACCCACACCTTTGAATCCCTCGTATGTTTGGACAATTTTTTTCATCATAATTGTCGAAGAATTGGACATTGCACTATTAAAAACCTTGTTATATCTAGGATCTGTGCCCTGATACTCGAATGCGTTCATCTTATAAGCTCTGTCAAAAGGAACTCCTCCCTCTAGGATTGCATCTTTCAGATGGTACCTACAAATACATACAATTATCgatcatattatatatatataaaatacaaTCTCTAGAGTTAGGTTAATAGTTGATCAAGCTAGCAACCAAAATATCGATACTTGCCAAGTCTCCAAGTGAACCTTGTCTAGGTTCATGATCAACAAAGGGGACAGAGAAACTCCATCATCATTCTTGGTAAAGAACTTGCAAACTGGAGCCAATGAATACAACCGCTCGACGCCGCCATCAGGTAGTGTTTTCACTCTGCAATTTAAAACAGAATAACTCGCGAGGAGGCGGAAGATTCTATCCACCATGTTCTGCGCCTCTGGATTGTTGGTGGGAATTTCTGAGACAAGTTCTGCCGGTGAAATAAAGGCGTCGGGCCCCTTCTTCTTCATGAGTTCAAGGAGGTCGAGCTCCAGCACCACTTTTAGGACATTGGGTAGCACAGAAGCGGAAGCCAGCTGCAAGGCGAATAAGAAAGAAGCATCCTCTTCTGCAACCTCCATTTTCAGACTCATTTTTCCTTTTGGATTCTGATCGAAAGAGGGAATTAAATTGGTTGAAGGGCTTGATAATAAGGAAGTGGTGAATGCTAATATATATGCGTTTTTTTTCATATAAATCAAAGCATTAGAAAAAGATTTGACCATTGGAATATCGGTGGAagcattatattttttaaaaattggtgGCGAGACATTATGAAAATGCACACCGTATCAGCCTATCAGGCATGCAATTTTGCATGCTTCAGCTAATAAATTTATTAGATTAAGCCAAGaattgcatgcgattttatttaACAAATTAACACAAAAACTCTCATGAAATCGCCGtacatatcatttttgtgaGATATATTTCTTATTCGACCTAgctcattaaaaaatattattttttgtgtaaaaatttttaatattctcTCTAAATATTGTTCGAATCGACCGCTTCAAAGAAATCTTAATCTAActtttaaaaatctaaaataaaataatgtttaAACGAAGTTATGAAATAGGGAAGGCAGAGGCGCCACCACACCTACTAGCTAGCTAGAGGCAGTGCTAGCCTTATGTTGTGACAAAAATTAAAAGGTTCGGCCATTGCGTGACTACCTATGTGACATTTGATCGAAAACATatgctatttttaatttttaagttcTCTTTAATTGAATTAAACAAATGGAAGACATACATAGCTAGATGTACTAGGATTTCTGATTAACAATTCAAGCATATAATACACGACACACGTAGGTGAACAAAAAATCGGTTGAAATGTTAACCGCACGAACCAAATTAATTCAGAAATtcgtttttaatttttaataatattggCCAAATCGATCCGGTTTCGGTTAATTTAGTTTTAAAAATCCGTAATCGATATgttcaaatatttattatatgtgCCTATTTTTAATGCATGGACTTTGGTAAATAAGCATGAACGTTGCTTTGTTTGCATCCCTCTCATTCTTAAATTTTGTCCTAATTAGATCAATTTTTTTAGACTTGAAAGTtgattaatttataattttcatcAAGTATGAAGTACTTACTGCTTAAATAAGGGGACATGATCGATTATTAGAATTTTCAATGCGAAAAACACATGGACTAGATGTAATGCAAATAACtaaaaacaatttcatcataGTAATTTGGTTGTGCTTTCAAAAGTTATCCACATTGAAAGTGAGTAAAATTCATGTATCCAAATACAACTTACTTATGAAGTAATGACCAAATTATAGCTCTACCTGGAAACTATAATGAAAGCGGGGAAATAATTATTGATTACTAGCGAATGGCGCAAATTGCATGTGTAAAATAATGACTATTACGTATATGAATCATGATTATGATCAATAATAAATCGAgttgattaataaaattttgttatagtttttaattattaattgaatGAGAATAATGCAATCTActtacatataaatatacaacTTCCAATTGTGAATTTTCCTATAAATCGTTCTTTATCTAGCTTACCAAGTTGTATTCTTATATGTGTTAGCTTGTAATTTTTTTGCTTATCTTAAATTACTATAACTAATGActgattattaatatataatcattaatattcattgaaaacattaaattcaTTCTTACTTTTTCCGCCTTGCAGTTCTACAtggcttcttctttttttttttttttttttcagagtTCGGTTAATTCTctatttattttagttttaataCATAAAGAACTTTTAACCTCATTTTTAAATTACAAAATTGTTAATGTTGTttaaatattactcatgtaccACACCACATTAACTAAGTCATGATTACTAATATTGCAACTCAACAGAGCGTATGTGTGGGTAAATGATTGTCACTATCACCTCCCCTCAAATTTGTCATGATGAAATAGTTGGGGCAAAGTGTGGTTAGGATAGTATATCGGTTTACTTTCAGATGAGATAATTTGATTTGTGATAGGGTATAACTGGATTAATATTATGTTAATTTAACTAAATTAATAACGTGTTGTAaattatttgagaaaaatatatttaaggaTTGAGATTGAAAAAGATAATAACCTTATTCCATTATTTGGTTCACTAGTAGAAGTTTTGTTTTTTACTTCGCTACTAGTTACTTCGACGATTGTTAATTATGAAatagtatatatcaatcaacTTCGGTAATAACATCGACGAagtaaaacattattttttacttcacaattttaaaaatacggGCTTCACTTCTAATTTTTTGTAACATTTTATTTCGACATAGTAGTTTTGATGAactaaaaacttaaaaaaatttaaaatttatatttagtgaagtaaaaaaatgaaccataattttaattaatctcCGTTAAATTATCTCTTAATCCATCGAGATCCTCATTgaaaaaaaatcgagatttGTAGATATATACTTGTGAATTCATGGATATATACTTGTGAATTTGTGGatcgcaaattgtctataaattaCCGCCTCTTCGACCCATTTTTCTCCGCACCACTTAACATCTTCGGTCCATTGTTCTCTCTTGAGCTATTTTAGTTTCTCTTTAAGGTAAAATTTTTAGCttctattttttaatttatgttcatttattttatcACAAAGTTAAATcgttttataaattatttacaaatttaaaaaatgtgaTATTTATATGAGTTGAGAAGATcatgtaggaccgagtgcttaccgctttaccaaaaaatatagctggtggtaatgatgcaactaaaatcttttaaaccgtacaacagctcaagcatcaCGGTTTGATCGCTCTActaagcagggacaattattgcacccaacacaatctccctcccaataatt
Protein-coding sequences here:
- the LOC142517859 gene encoding caffeic acid 3-O-methyltransferase 2-like, whose translation is MSLKMEVAEEDASFLFALQLASASVLPNVLKVVLELDLLELMKKKGPDAFISPAELVSEIPTNNPEAQNMVDRIFRLLASYSVLNCRVKTLPDGGVERLYSLAPVCKFFTKNDDGVSLSPLLIMNLDKVHLETWYHLKDAILEGGVPFDRAYKMNAFEYQGTDPRYNKVFNSAMSNSSTIMMKKIVQTYEGFKGVGTLVDVGGGLGVSLHMILSKHPTIKGINFDLPHVIRDAPSYEGVEHLGGDMFVSVPKGDAIFMKWILHDWSDTHCLKILKRCHEALPNNGKIIVVECFLAETPTEGLICNFQVDVVMLAYNPGGKERTEKEFHVMAKQAGFKESRTVCCVLPLWIMEFYK